DNA sequence from the Candidatus Zixiibacteriota bacterium genome:
CATAAGAATGACCCGCGCTACAAGACTAAGACAACTGAGATTGCCATCCGCCACCGGCGGACGTCTAAGAAGCCGCGGCTCGCAATGACGATGTTGGAATTTTGGCTATGATATCGGGTACAATACTCCACCGAGGCTAAGTCGGCCACAAGAATTAATGTAGGCACTCATACCACGTCATTGCGAGGAGTGACTTTCATAAGTCACGACGTGGCAATCTCATATTCTCTTCTCTGGGTCTTGCAGCGAGTCTGCACCCGCAGATGCAGGCACGTCAAGACAGTCGGGCATCCGCCGCAGCGGACGGTGTGATCTCATTCTTTCCATGGTGTCGGGCGCCCCCCGCCCGACACTATAAGTATATCGCCAGGCGGGGGCGTCTGACGACACCACCAAGGCAATTCAAAATAGCCCCCGTGTCGCGCCCGTGTTAGCCCATTTGCTCACCGCTTGATTCCCCTAATTCTTGCCGCACGCTGCTCAAGCTTTTCAGCTTCCTTCTCTCGCTCGGTGGCTCGATACAGCGCTGCCATATTTTCAAGGCTCCCGGCCACATTGGGATGGTCTGGACCGAGGGCCTTCTCCCTAATCTCCAGCGCACGCTTGTACAGCGGCTCGGCCAGCGCGTACTGGCCTTGGGTGTTGTAGAGAAACGCAAGGTTGTTCAGGCTCAAGGCCACATCGGGATGGTCTGGACCGAGGGCCTTCTC
Encoded proteins:
- a CDS encoding tetratricopeptide repeat protein; its protein translation is EKALGPDHPDVALSLNNLAFLYNTQGQYALAEPLYKRALEIREKALGPDHPNVAGSLENMAALYRATEREKEAEKLEQRAARIRGIKR